Proteins encoded within one genomic window of Minwuia thermotolerans:
- a CDS encoding OmpH family outer membrane protein — protein sequence MTRFLSLIVLFAMLGVAAVQHQAAAQSNPPAVIATMDSQRILREAKAGKSVASQIKSFIDELQAVIKREDEALKARQDELRQQAAILSPDALEQRRAELQQSFNDAQRMVQDRRVAIDQTRQQALEVIKGQMLDIIEELQQERDFNVVLDRSSYSWALPSLDITDEIVKRLDQRLPSVSVARPKGF from the coding sequence ATGACGCGTTTTCTGTCATTGATCGTCCTGTTCGCCATGCTCGGCGTCGCTGCTGTACAGCACCAGGCGGCGGCGCAGTCCAATCCCCCGGCGGTGATCGCCACCATGGACAGCCAGCGGATCCTGCGGGAAGCCAAGGCGGGCAAGAGCGTCGCCAGTCAGATCAAGAGCTTCATCGACGAGTTGCAGGCGGTGATCAAGCGCGAGGACGAGGCGTTGAAGGCCCGTCAGGACGAACTGCGCCAGCAGGCCGCGATCCTGTCTCCGGATGCGCTGGAACAGCGCCGGGCGGAGCTGCAGCAATCCTTCAACGACGCGCAGCGCATGGTCCAGGACCGCCGCGTTGCCATCGACCAGACCCGCCAGCAGGCTCTGGAAGTGATCAAGGGCCAGATGCTCGACATCATCGAGGAACTGCAGCAGGAACGCGACTTCAACGTGGTGCTCGACCGCAGCAGCTACTCCTGGGCACTGCCGTCGCTGGACATCACCGACGAGATCGTCAAGCGCCTGGATCAGCGTCTGCCATCGGTCAGCGTGGCGCGCCCGAAGGGTTTCTGA
- the rseP gene encoding RIP metalloprotease RseP, with protein sequence MIDLIIGYALPFVAVLTVLVFVHELGHYLVARWCGVAVETFSIGFGREIYGWNDSRGTRWRVSILPFGGYVKFAGDQGPASTPDRAAPADDPDNFHNKRLWQRAAVVVAGPAANFLFAIFIFAALFISLGQPQTPARVDTVLPDSAAAQAGLQPGDLIVAADGETVDDFGDIRRIVAVNLDRELDLAVERDGEVVHFVLRPEVVEIDDGFGRTSRVGRIGITAVAQSEYRSLGPLEAVGEAVERTWETTTATLSAVGDMFIGERSVQELRGPLGIAHLSGEVAQFGIVSLVNFAAFISISLGLINLFPIPMLDGGHLLFYAVEAVRGRPLGEATQEIGYRIGLGLVVGLMLLATMNDVVQFGLADFVTGLFS encoded by the coding sequence ATGATCGATCTCATCATCGGCTACGCACTGCCGTTCGTCGCGGTGCTGACCGTTCTGGTGTTCGTGCACGAACTCGGACACTACCTCGTGGCGCGCTGGTGCGGCGTTGCGGTCGAGACCTTCTCCATCGGCTTCGGACGGGAAATCTACGGCTGGAATGATAGCCGTGGCACCCGCTGGCGGGTCTCGATACTGCCGTTCGGCGGCTATGTGAAATTCGCCGGTGACCAGGGGCCGGCCAGTACGCCGGACCGGGCCGCGCCCGCGGACGATCCCGACAATTTCCACAACAAGCGGCTCTGGCAGCGTGCGGCGGTGGTCGTCGCGGGGCCGGCGGCGAACTTTCTGTTCGCCATCTTCATCTTCGCGGCGCTGTTTATCAGCCTGGGCCAGCCCCAGACGCCGGCGCGCGTCGACACGGTGCTGCCCGACAGCGCCGCCGCGCAGGCCGGACTGCAGCCGGGCGACCTGATCGTCGCCGCCGACGGCGAGACGGTCGACGACTTCGGCGATATCCGCCGGATCGTGGCCGTGAACCTGGACCGCGAACTCGATCTGGCGGTCGAACGCGACGGCGAGGTCGTGCACTTCGTTCTAAGGCCGGAGGTCGTGGAGATCGATGACGGTTTCGGGCGGACCAGCCGTGTCGGCCGCATCGGCATCACCGCGGTCGCCCAGTCCGAGTACCGCTCGCTCGGCCCGCTGGAAGCCGTTGGCGAGGCCGTCGAGCGCACCTGGGAGACGACGACTGCGACGTTGTCGGCGGTCGGCGACATGTTCATCGGTGAACGCTCCGTGCAGGAACTGCGCGGCCCGCTGGGCATTGCCCACCTGTCGGGCGAGGTGGCTCAGTTCGGAATTGTGTCGCTCGTCAACTTCGCCGCGTTCATCTCCATCAGCCTCGGGCTTATCAACCTGTTTCCGATCCCCATGCTGGACGGCGGACATCTATTGTTTTATGCCGTCGAGGCGGTTCGCGGGCGGCCGCTCGGCGAGGCGACGCAGGAGATCGGTTACCGGATCGGCCTCGGCCTCGTCGTCGGGCTCATGTTGCTCGCGACAATGAACGATGTCGTCCAGTTCGGCCTGGCGGATTTCGTCACCGGGCTGTTCTCCTGA
- the bamA gene encoding outer membrane protein assembly factor BamA, translating into MLRRIAGILTLLVLLGSPAAAQQVMIEDIAVEGNQRIEAETVRSYMRLQTGNAYERKELDAALKRLYATGLFADVTFRRQGDVLVVSVVENPVINQIAFEGNKALDDDSLSAEVQLRPRIVYTRARVQSDVQRLLQLYRVSGRFAAVIEPKIIQLPQNRINLVFEIQEGTPTEVRAIRFLGNEEFSDSELRSEISTQESAWYSFFSTTDIYDPDLIALDRERLRQFYLNNGYVDFRVLSAVAELTPDRKDFFITFTVEEGEQYTISSVEIDASVKDVDPETLRASIADEPGDIYSAERIEQAIQDIKFELGRRGFAFVEVRPRTQRNREERTIDLTYQVREGPRVYVERIDIEGNTRTLDSVIRRELQLIEGDAFDTAKLERSRRRLRAIDYFSNIQIQPEQGTRPDRAVIKVEVEEQPTGELSLGAGFSTSEAVIGDVSIRERNLLGRGQDLRLGLSLSLRRREIDLSFTEPYFLDKPIAAGFDIFNTNLDFQDESSFDQSTTGFRLRSGVSLSQHLRLNLNYQFRRDNIKNVGATASLFIQQQQGVAFTSSVGYTLRYDQTDDPITPTSGFVTTLEQEFAGLGGDVRDIRTQVRHAQFFPLWGDFVLQQSVRGGAVVGLFEDIRINRRFFVGGDTFRGFAPSGVGPRDVATRDALGGEFFAVGTTELQFPLGLPEELGMSGRVFSDYGTAFGVVANGVEDDPSPRLSFGVGVTWKSPFGPMLFDVSRAVLKNDFDETEAFRFSFGTRF; encoded by the coding sequence TTGTTGCGACGTATCGCCGGAATACTGACGCTGCTGGTGTTGCTCGGCTCGCCGGCAGCCGCGCAGCAGGTCATGATCGAGGACATCGCCGTCGAGGGCAATCAGCGCATCGAGGCCGAGACCGTGCGCTCGTACATGCGCCTCCAGACCGGCAACGCCTATGAGCGCAAGGAACTCGACGCTGCGCTGAAGCGTCTCTACGCCACTGGGCTGTTCGCCGACGTCACCTTCCGCCGGCAGGGCGATGTGCTGGTCGTCAGCGTGGTGGAGAACCCGGTGATCAATCAGATCGCCTTCGAGGGCAACAAGGCGCTGGACGACGATTCCCTCTCGGCGGAGGTCCAGCTCCGCCCCCGCATCGTCTACACCCGTGCGCGCGTCCAGAGCGACGTACAGCGCCTGCTCCAGCTCTACCGCGTCAGCGGCCGCTTCGCGGCGGTGATCGAGCCCAAGATCATCCAGCTGCCGCAGAACCGGATCAATCTGGTCTTCGAGATCCAGGAGGGGACGCCCACTGAAGTCCGCGCAATCCGCTTCCTGGGCAACGAGGAGTTCAGCGACAGCGAACTGCGTTCCGAGATCTCCACGCAGGAAAGCGCCTGGTACAGCTTCTTCTCCACCACCGACATCTATGACCCGGATCTGATCGCCCTGGACCGGGAGCGCCTTCGGCAGTTCTACCTCAACAACGGCTATGTGGATTTCCGCGTGCTGTCGGCGGTGGCCGAACTGACCCCGGACCGGAAGGACTTCTTCATTACCTTCACGGTCGAGGAGGGGGAGCAGTACACGATCTCCAGTGTTGAGATCGACGCGTCGGTCAAGGATGTCGACCCCGAGACACTGCGCGCCAGCATCGCCGACGAGCCCGGCGATATATACAGCGCCGAGCGGATCGAGCAGGCCATCCAGGACATCAAGTTCGAGCTCGGCCGCCGGGGCTTCGCCTTCGTCGAGGTGCGCCCGCGCACCCAGCGCAACCGCGAGGAGCGCACGATCGACCTGACCTACCAGGTCCGTGAAGGTCCCAGGGTCTATGTCGAACGCATCGACATCGAGGGCAACACGCGCACCCTGGATTCGGTCATTCGGCGCGAACTCCAGCTGATCGAGGGCGACGCCTTCGACACCGCCAAGCTGGAGCGCTCGCGCCGCCGGCTGCGCGCCATCGACTACTTCTCGAACATCCAGATTCAGCCCGAACAGGGGACGCGGCCGGATCGGGCGGTGATCAAGGTCGAGGTCGAGGAACAGCCGACCGGCGAGCTTTCGCTTGGCGCCGGCTTCTCCACCAGCGAGGCGGTGATCGGCGACGTATCGATCCGCGAGCGCAATCTACTGGGCCGCGGTCAGGATCTGCGGCTTGGGCTGTCGCTCTCGCTCCGGCGACGCGAGATCGACCTCTCGTTCACGGAGCCCTATTTCCTGGACAAGCCCATCGCGGCGGGTTTCGACATCTTCAACACCAACCTGGACTTCCAGGACGAAAGCTCCTTCGACCAGAGCACAACTGGCTTCCGCCTGCGCTCGGGCGTATCGCTCAGCCAGCATCTCAGGCTGAATCTCAACTATCAGTTCCGCCGCGACAACATCAAGAACGTGGGGGCGACGGCCTCGCTGTTCATCCAGCAGCAGCAGGGCGTGGCCTTTACCTCTTCGGTCGGCTACACGCTGCGCTATGACCAGACCGACGATCCGATCACGCCGACCAGCGGCTTCGTCACGACGCTGGAGCAGGAGTTTGCCGGCCTTGGCGGCGACGTCCGAGACATCCGCACCCAGGTTCGTCACGCCCAGTTCTTCCCGTTGTGGGGAGACTTCGTGCTGCAGCAGTCGGTGCGCGGGGGCGCGGTCGTCGGACTGTTCGAGGACATCCGCATCAACCGGCGCTTCTTCGTCGGCGGCGACACCTTCCGGGGCTTCGCGCCCAGCGGCGTCGGTCCCCGCGACGTGGCCACGCGTGACGCCCTGGGCGGCGAATTCTTCGCCGTCGGCACGACAGAGTTGCAGTTCCCTCTGGGGCTGCCGGAGGAACTCGGCATGTCAGGCCGGGTCTTCAGCGACTACGGCACCGCCTTCGGCGTGGTCGCCAACGGTGTAGAGGACGATCCGTCGCCGCGACTTTCGTTCGGTGTCGGCGTTACCTGGAAATCGCCCTTCGGCCCGATGCTGTTCGATGTCTCGCGTGCGGTCCTCAAGAACGATTTCGACGAGACGGAGGCTTTCCGTTTCAGCTTCGGTACCCGGTTCTAG
- a CDS encoding 1-deoxy-D-xylulose-5-phosphate reductoisomerase — protein sequence MTVAEPIPKAARLPGEIKTVTVLGATGSIGLNTLDLVERHRDRYAVDALTAQSNVDELAALARRHGARRAVIGDPALHGRLKAALSGSGIEAAAGPDALVEAADGDAEFVMAGIVGSAGLAPTLAAIRRGAQIGLANKECLVCAGEIVMREVRRSGAELLPVDSEHNAIFQVFDAERSESVKRILLTASGGPFRNWSRERMAQATPEQAVAHPNWSMGAKISVDSATMMNKGLEMIEAFHLFPLQPDQIVILVHPQSVIHSMVEYVDGSTLAQLGSPDMRTPIAYCLAWPERIAAPSPPLDLAAMGQLTFEAPDETRFPALRLAGHCLRAGSEAATVLNAANEIAVAAFLERRIGFLDIAACVEKTLDRINIEDATSLEDVFALDAAARRLADSLIPGSSSQK from the coding sequence TTGACGGTTGCCGAGCCCATTCCCAAGGCCGCCCGCCTGCCTGGCGAAATCAAGACCGTGACGGTTCTGGGGGCCACCGGCTCGATCGGACTGAACACGCTCGATCTGGTCGAACGGCACCGGGACCGCTACGCGGTCGACGCACTGACCGCACAAAGCAATGTCGACGAACTGGCGGCGCTGGCGCGTCGTCACGGCGCGCGCCGCGCGGTGATCGGCGATCCGGCCCTGCATGGCCGGTTGAAGGCGGCGCTGTCGGGCAGCGGTATCGAGGCCGCGGCGGGCCCGGACGCGCTGGTCGAGGCCGCCGATGGCGACGCAGAGTTCGTCATGGCCGGCATTGTCGGCTCGGCGGGCCTGGCGCCGACGCTGGCGGCGATCCGGAGGGGCGCCCAGATCGGCCTGGCCAACAAGGAATGCCTGGTCTGCGCCGGCGAGATCGTGATGCGGGAGGTCCGCCGCTCAGGGGCCGAACTGTTGCCGGTGGATTCGGAACACAACGCCATCTTCCAGGTCTTCGACGCCGAACGCAGCGAATCGGTGAAGCGCATTCTGCTCACCGCTTCCGGCGGACCCTTCCGCAACTGGAGCCGTGAACGCATGGCCCAGGCGACGCCGGAACAGGCCGTGGCCCACCCCAACTGGTCGATGGGCGCGAAGATCTCGGTCGATTCGGCGACGATGATGAACAAGGGCCTTGAGATGATCGAGGCCTTCCACCTGTTCCCCCTGCAGCCGGACCAGATCGTCATTCTGGTACACCCCCAGTCGGTGATCCATTCGATGGTGGAATATGTCGACGGCTCGACCCTCGCGCAGCTCGGCAGCCCGGACATGCGCACGCCGATCGCCTACTGCCTGGCCTGGCCGGAGCGGATCGCCGCGCCATCGCCGCCGCTCGACCTGGCCGCGATGGGCCAGCTCACCTTCGAGGCGCCGGACGAGACGCGTTTTCCGGCGCTGCGGCTGGCCGGCCACTGCCTGCGGGCCGGCAGCGAGGCGGCGACCGTTCTCAACGCAGCCAACGAGATCGCCGTCGCGGCCTTCCTCGAACGCCGAATCGGCTTCCTCGATATCGCCGCCTGCGTTGAAAAGACCCTCGACCGCATCAATATCGAGGATGCGACGTCGCTCGAAGACGTGTTCGCGCTCGACGCCGCCGCCCGTCGCCTGGCCGACAGCCTGATTCCCGGGAGCTCATCTCAGAAATGA